The Salvelinus fontinalis isolate EN_2023a unplaced genomic scaffold, ASM2944872v1 scaffold_1688, whole genome shotgun sequence genomic interval acgggctagaccgcgatccataaaactcccagctgcgcctgagtctacgagcgccttatgctggagagaagggaaaaacgcagggaaaaaaataaccaaaaacatgtgaccgacaggaagctctgggtgagtcttgtgcctactcacctggggtgatcgaggagtattccgcctgccatctccactcccagaggcgctcctccaacaccggtctgaagtgtgtcctctcctgccacaataggtgcaagagaagccacctcctctggcccccctagatgcagcccctcccaactccatcggggtTGAAGCGGGAGGACtgggaggtggaactgacaggaccccctctgaacgcccgcgggcagctagcaggttgtccagtcgtATAGACATGTCAATTAACTCATCGAGAGTGAGTGTAGTgtctcgacaagctagctcccgacggacgtcctcccgaaggctacatcgataatggtccatcagggccctgtcattccaccccgcgccagcagccaaggtccggaactccaaagcgaagtcttgcgccctcctcgtctcctgtctgaggtggaacagtcgttcacccaccgctcggccctcctgagggtggtcaaatacggcccgaaagcggcgagtgaactctgggtagtggtctcgaaccgagtctgggccgttccagaccgcattagcccattccagggctctacccgtcagacaggagatgaggaggctaacactctcctctccagagggagtcggatgaacagtggccaagtagagctccaactggagcaaaaacccctggcacccagccaccgctccatcgtactcccttgGGAGCGCAAGACGCAATGCGCCCGAACCTGATGCTGACGTTGATGGAGAAGGTTGCGCCGTCTGGGAAGGAGCTGGGGTAGTAGTCGggataccactcctctcccattgttccatcctctccatcatcatgtccattGCCGTCCCTATCCGATGGAGAACGGCGGTGTGATGatggacacgctcctccatcgatgggagaggggtggttgctgcttctgctgactccattatgtggtgcgggcttctgtaacaattccagtggtggaaataagagtcaggtgcagagagcaggaatatCTTCAAcgagtggaatttatttccttacagAAATCACCTACAATCCGGTGACGCCAcactaaacactgggcgcgtaaagagtAATGTCCAAAATAAATTGAATCACAAAAATCCactaatacacaccacaaacacgaaacagaaaaacaagcccgcacaaaaagggagcgggcaaactgggtttaaataacccctaacctaaacacacaacaggtgaaacaaattagaccaactaaaaggaaaacagaaaaggggatcggtggcagctagtagaccggagacgacgaccgcggagcgccgcccgaacgggaagaggcaccatcctcggcgggactcgtaacaggctactcccgtgctatttctgactgtagctatgatggtagcatcaatgtaaaactgatttatagctcaaatatgcacatttttcgaacaaaatatagatttattgtgtaacatgttataggactgtcatctgaggaagttgtttctaggtttgtttggttggatcttggttagttaggttggctttgtgcatgctacctgtgctgtgaaaaatgtctgtcctcttttgtatttggtggtgaactaacataaatatacgtggtgtttttgctgtaaaacattttaaaaatcggacacgttggctggattaacaagatgtttatctttcaaatgctgtattggacttgttaatgtgtgaaagttaaatatttaaaaaaaatagattttgaatttcgcgccctgcaatagagctggatgttgtcataagtgtaccgatgtcgggaCAACCCGCCTAACAGGTTTATTAAGGAAGTGCACTTCAAAATTTTACATaagatatatccatgtaattctatgatatCCACATTTGTGGATACAAGTGATTATCTCATCAGGGCAGAAGGACTGAATACGTACTTTGGGAACATTGCAGGAGTCCTAAAAGAAAAGGTAGACTATAGGTTAAACACAAATAGACATATTGTTTTGATAATATCTCTACATACAATATTACCCTACATTGCCCTAACAGTTTATTTGTATTTTCACAGAATTTCAGTTACTGCGCCTGGGAAGTGGTTCGAAAAGAGCTCCTGTTCACACTACAGTTCATTCTGGAACACAACTCTGATAGCCTTCTGTGGGCCAACAGAACATGAATTTGAACTTGCAGAACTTTTTTACAATTGTGTTTGATTTTAAAAGCCTACTATTCTACAATCACGTAATGTGCAACGTCAAACAGCAATATTATTCATGTATGTATTTATTGATCAaggttatttatttatgtatgCCTATTTATGAATGTAATTGATTTATCTATTTGAAAATCATCAAATGTTAAGTTAATAAACATTTGTATACTTTTGAATATTATTAATCTGAGTGTTCAGTCTGTAGCCCAGTCAATCGGTGTGTGAACATTCAGATTTGTATTAAACATGCTCAGGACATATGGATGCCAGTACAATTAGTCCTATAGCCTACTAATCCATTAAGGAAAGACCTAAAAACAAGTCAACTGTATCTTCTCAAAATGTAGTTATAACGAAAAGCCTTTTTTCAATTAAGTGTGTTTTAGCACTGGACAGTGCGGGCCTGTTTTGAACGTTGTACTCTGAGCTCCTATACGACTTAATTTGTTGATAGTTATACAATGTTGTTCTATCAATGCCATGATCAGTTCATTTTTATAAAGTTTCATAAGATAAATGCTTAATATAAAGGCTGCATAATCAGAAACCTACATCTCCAATTAACGTCGTCATCATCACATCACCATCATCATATGCATCATTCTATGAGTCTATATATCCATGttactttcctactcattcacaTTAGGCCAAACTCACACATCATCGTCATCTTTTTCGTCGTCTTGGTAAGCGCCTAATAAAGGCTAATCTGAGGCAAATACTCTTTTATCATCCAGAAATGAACAAACTGTATAAAGTTGGAAATTACCGAATCAATGTAGTAAGAATGAACCGCAAGAGAGACAATGAAAAGTAAAGCCAATAGCACTGCAGATTACTCTCGATTTTAGAGGAGGGTCGGCTTTATCCTTCATTCAACACTATTAGTCACTCTGTcaataaaatatgtttttttcaaagATGAGCTTTATTAACACTGAACGGGGCGGCAGGTggcttagagcgttggactagtaattgcaaggttgcaagttcaaatccccgagatgacaaggtacaaatctgtcgttctgcccctgcacaggcagttaacccactgttccttggccgtcattgaaaatacgaatttgttcttaactgactcgcctagttaaataaaggtaaaacatatattttttttgaacaGTCATGCTTCAGATTGAACTACCTGATTAAATGAAAGTCACAACAGACTTGACGTTTGAGGCAAATGTGATCGCTGTGCTATGCCTATTGAAACAAGTGTCTGGTTAACCCTACACAGAATCTGAAAAATGTGGTGTGCAATGTCCACAATATTGACCATGGCCCTCATTTGCTAATATAGAGCcctgcaacattgtataaatagGCTACTGTTTTATTAGTTTTTCATATTCAATTTTGCCTGCTGAATTACTGCTGTCTGACCTCATGAAATGCATTGCTCCAATGCAATTCTCCGCAAAGACATGTATGAAAACTGTTAACTTGCTGGACAAAAAACATTCTTATTCATTTCACAATAGCATAATTAAGAATTACCCACTGAAAAGTTGGACTTATAAAGGGAAGCGGAAGTCTGAACCATGCAGCCTTCTTCAACACAAAGGAAGGTTTTATACCTCAACGTTCAGCGGTACCAGGGTTAAATACATAAGACGGACAACTTCATCATTATTATAGAAGATGGACAACTTCATCCTTATTATAGAAGATGGACAACTTCATCCTTATTATAGAAGATGGACAACTTCATCCTTATTATAGAAGATGGACAACTTCAACAATGTAGGATTCATATCGAATCAAGATTAAGATAATCGGTTGTTAATCATTTCGAAAGTCTGTTACACTTAAATGACATCAAAAGAAACATGGTTCTATGGAAATAGTAGAGTATCTGCCTGACTCTGTTCTGCCGAGGCACAGCAGACTCAGACCGGTGCAGGTAGACGCAGTTTATGCACCAATCCGCAAAATGTTGCTCCAGTCCGCTCTTTGGTGAACACAATTTGATGCTCAATACATCTCATTATTAGGCCTACATTTATTATATTTCATTATAACACATTTAATGTAACCAATGCTTTCACTATCTGTACCACAACGTTTTATTAAAGGTTACTATTCCAACACAGTTCACTTTTTGACATTGATATGACATTATTTCAGAGTGGACAATTTCCAGTTCTGTGTCTAAAAGAAGTCGAGCGCATGTTTCCAGAGCATGTTTACAAGAACACACAGGTAGGATACACTTCAGTATCATATAGCAAGATTTTGATAGCCTAAACTATAGTATATGATTTTTTACAATTTCAAAATGATACATTGGAAGTTTAACCATGGAATTTATGAGACAACCGGGTTTTAGACATTAGGGTTTCTTTTATACAGGGCGAGGACATCTCTGTGGTTGCTTTAGAGGCTTTGGGATATATGGCCCAATTATTTAATGGACTGACTCCTTTCACCTGGAACAAAGAAACACTGAACCTGTTCAAAAACAGATGGCCTAGTTAAGTTAAGAAATTAGAGGGATGGGTAAATGATCCCTCGTGGTGTAGCCTAAGCTATATTTGGCGGGCAGACAGTAATTGGCACAGGTCTTTAATATGTGAtttaatcaacaacaaaaaattgtatAATGTTTTCAGAACTTTACCTAATACGTAACTAATTCACTGACCACCATTTTATATTGTGTCCAGGTCGGGTGTGGTGTTGGGGCATCCTCTGGAGATGGAGGGTCGGTTACTTCTGGTAACGCGTCATGAAAACATATTTCGACAAGCTGAACACCGTCTTGAAACTGAAGGTGGGTCCAATACTAAATGTCGTCGAAAAGAGGCTAAATTAATCACAGGAAAAGTTCTAGATCACCACAAATCGGATGAATTTTGCTGCCACAACTCACATGTGAAACATGGAACTTCCAAACGCCGTTTAAGTCGACGGATGCGTTGGCGCTGCACCTGCTGTGGTTGAGttgactttaaaaaaataatgtattgtatGCACACCAGGAACACAGCGCATGCGCATGTGAGATCGTGGGGTTTAGGTTTGCTACAAACTGGTGCAGATTTTAAAATTCCACGACAGCAGAGTCAAGCGGTGACGAAATCAAATGCAGAGTCCAGCAGTGAGGAAGAAGCAGTCTGTTGGACAACCACATGATCATCATTGGAGACATGTGACATGTACCTGAGGCTGGCTAATAGATTGAGGGATGATAtatttactgactgactgaaaaAAAACCTGCATCTATTATCCAGCCTCATATTGTGTGTATTCATTTACATATTCAGTCATCCATGCATTCATCCATTCAGTCTTTCATGCATTCATTTGTTTATAGGCACTATGCAGTTCAGAACAGCAGCATAGTGGAGTCTATGCACTACAAATGAGCAGATGTAATATATTTATTTCATACCACCAATGTAGGCTGCCAAATAAACCTGTTACCCATTTAACAAGATTTGTAATTAACTGACTGCACTAATAGTGGAATTCATCTCAAGTTTTAAAATAATCATTAATTTGATGATTGGCCAACAATCTTGAACAATCAATGCCATGATCAGTTAGTTCATTGTTACAAGGTAACCTAATATAAAGACTTAACATAAAAACAGCATAATCAGAAACCTACACCTCCAATTAACGTCGTAGTCATCATCGTCATATGATTCTATATCTGAATGGGATTTTCatggttaaataaaagtttagAAAAATAGAGCTAGAACCATCATTAGCGTCATCATCATTCACATTCGGTCAAATTCACACATCATCGTCAAGGCTAATTTAGGGCGTATGctctttttttaaacaaaaatgaACTAACTTTAAAAAGACCCCTTGGAATTTACCAAATCAATTTAATAAGAATGAAGCGCATAAGAGAAAAGGAAAAGTAATTCCCCTGCATGCTGGCAATACCACCGCACATTACTCTCGATTTTAGAGGCGGCGGCTTTTGTCTTCATTCAACACTACCAGTCACTCTATTAATAAAACGTATTTATATTCAAAAGATTTGCAATATTAACACGGAACAGTAATGCTTCATATTGCACTACCTGATTAAAAGAGAGTCGACAACAGACTTGGCGTCTGTGACCAAAAAATGATCTCCGTGCTACGACTATCAAAAAACCTTTCTACACAGAATCTGAAAAATGTGGTGTGCAATGTCCAAAACTACAGCATATTTATATTGAACATGGCCCTCATTTCATAGGAGAGAGCCCTGTACCATTGTATTATAGAAATCAAAAAGCAGCCATGGTTTTCTTAGTTTTTAATATTCAACATGTCCTACATTTTAACACCTGCTGAATATGTTAGCATGAAATGCATTGCTCCAATGCAATTGTCTACATATGAAAACTGTTAACTTGATAGGCAAACACTTTCTGATTAGTTTTACAATAGCATAATTAATAATCACCCGCTGAAAATTGGGGCTTATAAAGGGAAGCGAAAGCCTGAACTACGAAACCCTTCTTCACCACAAAGGGATTTTGACACATTTACGTAGCGATACTTGTCTTATATAAAATGGGCAACTTCAACAGTCTAGGTATCATATCAATCTAGATTAAGATAATCCGTCTTTATTCATTTTTAATAGCTGTTCCGTTCAAGTTCTTATAAAAGAAACATGGCTGTATTGAAATGGTTGAGCATTTGCCTGACTCTGTTCTGCCAAGGCACTGCAGCATCAACACCTTGCAACTGGACGCAGTTTAGGTTGGGGAAGCTGAACGACGTGAGCATAGACCTGCTCTCACGTATGGTGAGGAATTTAAACTGCACCAGTCCGCTATTTGGTGTGTACAAATTGATGCGCAAAATTCGCAATGATATTCAAATTTCTATTTTGCATTATAGCACATTTTATTGTTAAGCAATGCTTTCACGTTTGAACAACATTGTTTCATTTCAGGTTACTATCACAATATGGTTTACTTCTTGATATTGATATGAATTCTATTTCAGGGTGGACTCTTTCCACTTAAGTTTCTCTATCCGTGGTCCAGCAAAAGTGCTACACTCTGATCGAGGTTCAAACTTTATAGGTGCCTGCAGGGAACTGGGAATCGACACAAATGACTCAGAACTGACTAAATACCTCTCAGACAAGCGATGTACTTTGATATTTAATCCCCCACACCCGTCTCGTATGGGTGGTTCTTGGGAGAGTATCATCGGGGTTGCCAGACGTATCCTAAATGCTATGCTGTTTCAGACGGGCACCACTCGTCTCACAcatgaggtcttgagcgctcttATATCTGAAGTAATGGCAATAACCAATGCGAGACCCTTAGTGTCAGTGTCAACCCACGCTGACATGCCTGCCATTCTCACACCCTCAATGTTACTGACACAAGAGACCAGCACTTCTTCAGCCCCTTCTGGATACTTCAGCATGAACGACCTTCATGGAAAACAGTGGAAGCAAGTCCAGTGTCTCGCTGACACCTTTTGGAAAAGGTGGGGACAGGAGTACCTGACAACGCTGCAGAGACGTAGAAAAGACACATGTAAAAGTGGGAGACGTTGTCTTATTGAAAGACAGTCAGGCGCACAGAAATGACTGGTCAGTCGGGCTTGTGGTCAAAATCTTTCCCAGTACCGACAAAAAGGTCAGGAAAGTAGAACTAAAAATTGTCAACAAGGGGCTGCTAAGGTGTTTCTGAGACCAATCTCAGAGATTGTCTTTCTTCTTGTTGAAGCATCCTAGAgacaaaatataaaaataaaggaCATTATTTGTTTCTtgatacatgttttattatatTAGTGGCACAATTTCTATAAACCAGGCGGGGAGTGTGCTGCCTTTCTGTTAGAATAGAACAACAGATTATTTTATTACAGTGGTTAAAATTGATTTTCAttgtgttccatggtgtttattacCCCCTAGTGGAGCTTTCTGGTACTTAGACTGTACGGAAACAGGAAGTAGAGTAGAGCAGTCGTTCTGCACGCAGAGAAGCCGCTAAGAACAACGCCACGGTGCTGTTCTTTCAGTGCAGTTATTTGTTGTCACGCTTCAGCCCCGGAAAATATTTCTTTGTAAATTCGATTCAAGCATATTGCTAGTGATGATAATCTTGTTATTGATAGAATTGCTTACTTATCAATGTTAGTTGGTTGCATTTACTCACACAAATTGCCTTTCATGTATGCCGTCAGCTGTATTAGTTTGCTCGTGTGTCATGTAAACGAATTGTAAAACATACAATACTgtagttttgttactgtttctagTGTAATATGCTTTGTTATTTTACAGAGGTGTTTGCACATTGTTAGAGTAATGAAAGGAGTTGGCTATTTGCTACTCATATGGTAATTGGCTATCTGGTTTGGTATCATGCCAGATACATGGTACCTTGGCACGTGCTTTGTATTTAAACGTTTTCAATATATTAATTCAAGAAAAGTCACTGCCTTGTGAGTTTTATTTTAGACTTAGTTATTAGCTATCTGAATACAGAGACTGAAATGAATGAAATACCCTAATCCTCAGCTATGTTCAATGTTCAGCAATTTCCTGTGACAAATGCTCAGTCTGAAGCCATAAGGCTATGGGTATCACAGCCCTATTGTAATAATACAAGTTATATCATCTAAAAAAGGTGTATTTACAACATATTTATAACATGTTAGGCAAAGTGGTATAGGAGAGTCTGACATGACCCCTAACTTGAGTTCAGTCTTCACCAATGAGAACCATAGCTTCGTATTTCATGACTGGGAAAGGCCTCGATTCTACCCATATGATGTGGATCATTGTCAGGTTATTTGATACAGTGCactcggaaagttttcagaccccttgactttttccatattttgttaaatTACACGTTATTCTAAAATCAATGAAAAAATAAAATCGTCATTGATCTACAAAAACACCCCacaatgacaatgtgaaaacaagtttttaggcattttgcaaatgtattaaaaataaaaacagaaataccaagacttccgagagctggccgccctgccaaactgagcaatcttggGAGAAAGCCCTTGGTCATGAAGGTGACCAAGACCTCAAAATtaattctgacagagctccagagttcctctgtggagatgggagaaccttccagaaggacaaccctctctgcagcactccaccgatcaggccattatggtagagtggccagacagaggccactccccagtaaaaggcacatgacagccagcttggagtttgccaaaaggcacctaaaggaataagaccatgagaaacaagatgatctgatctgatgaaaccaagtttaaactctttggcctgaatgctaagcgtcacttctggaggaaacctggcaccatccctacggtgaagcagggTGGTGGCAGCTTCatattgtggggatgtttttcagcggcagagactgggagactagtcaggatcaagggaaagatgaacaaagcaaagtacagagagacccttaatgaaaacctgctccagagcgctcaggatctcggACTGTGGCTTAGGTTAACTTTCCAATAGGACAACCACCCTAACCACACaggccaagacaacacaggagtggcttcaggccaagtctctgaatgtccttgaattgcctggccagagcctggacttgaaccgatcgaacatctctggagagacctgaaaatagctgtgcagcaatgctacCCATCCAacttggcagagcttgagaggatctgcagagaaaaatgggagaaactctacaaatacaggtgtgccaagcctgtagcatcatacccatgaagactcgaggctgtaatcggtgccaaatgtgcttcaacaacgtactgaataaagggtcttaatacttatgtaaatgtgatatttcagtttcaaatttgaaatacattttcaaacatttctcgaaacctgtttttgctttgttgttatggggaattgtgtgtagattgagacaACAACAAATAACTACGCTCAggaaatatttttttgtttttttggggtaggcacaaaactccctccatacttccattagtttttatttttaccagcactggttaccttcagatgagtcctgtGACATTAATGGGGAGTTTAGAGCACAATGAGAATCTCCCTTTTCCACAGTGGGGtcacattagtttgtagcccaaaagGTTTGGACgctacaaacagaagttggcacattgaTGGTACCGACATCAGacaagtcctgtgacacttgggggtcgtagagcaaaaggGAGAACATCATCATATCGTGtaagtctcccctttccatagagtggtcatttTCCCCATCAGgaaactgaaaatatttggcatgggtcctcagatcctcaaaa includes:
- the LOC129849787 gene encoding interferon beta-like, whose translation is LSSSGAKVIYETLKNIDTLFGADDLPTKWDQRKLENFQNIVYRQIEERKCMMGSVDTSDYLIRAEGLNTYFGNIAGVLKEKNFSYCAWEVVRKELLFTLQFILEHNSDSLLWANRT